In Betaproteobacteria bacterium, the genomic window GAGCTGTCTCTGCTTTCCTGACCAGCAGCTTCTGTCGCTCGACTTCCCGCTGGTAGTTCCTCACCAGGCTGGACGTGGTGACATCCTCATTGGTCTTGCGGGAGGTCATCCTGCCGCCGATGGATTTGCCTTGGGTGCGGCGACGTTCGATCACACGACGGGCTTGGATCAACTGGCTGCCACGCAGCTTTCCGGTTTCGTAGGCATCTTGCAATGCGGCTTGAATGGCTTTCTCGTCGCTGCCCGCGCCAGCGATGGTGATCGCCGCGTTGAGAGGGATGCGCCCGCTGCCGACGGCCATCAGCAGTCGCTGTTCACCGTTCTGCAGCAACTGCAGGATGCCCTGCACGTACTCCGGACTCAGGCCTGTCTTTTGGGCAATGGACTTCTTGTCGTAGCCCTGATCCCGCAGCTGCTCGATGCCGGACAGCAATTCCAACGGGCTGAATTTTCGTCGGGCGATGTTCTCGGTGAGGCTCATGATGAAGGCCGATTCGTCATCGACGTTAATCACCATTGCCGGGATCTCTTGATGCCCGAGCGTCTTGAAGGCTTTGAACCGCCCCTCGCCGCAGATGAGGAGATAGTGCTCGCCATTGCTCCCTGGACGCGGCGTCACGATGATTGGCTTTTTCAGGCCAATGTTCTGGATGTTGCCGACGATCTGCTCGAAGACCCGGCTGTTGCGCTCTCGGGGTTGAGAACCTCAATCCGGTTGAGCGGAATCATCCGCAACTCCGAATGCCGATGCTCTTTGTCTTGACTCATGCGGCCCTCCGTATGCGGATGCGCCGCGCCATGCCGTAGAGGTAGTCCAGACTGTCGAAGCGATAGCACTCAAACTCGATGCCGTTGTGGTCGGCCAAATGGATACGTGCCTGACCGAAGTCCAGTCGCGGCAGCAGGTAGTAGTCCAGGGCAGCCTGGTTGCTGTCGTCCAGCCGCACGGCCACCGTGATGTCGGGCGCGAGGCTGGTGTCGAAGCGCACCTTCCAGCGCCGTCGCCCGTTGTCGAGCAATTGGCACCGCGCCAGCACCAGTGAAACGGTGAACTCGCGATTCACGGTGAGAAGGTCGGTGGCCGGGTCGCGTTCGACGTTGCCGCCGACGTCGGCAATCATGCGTTCAGTCTGGCTGACGATCTCTGGATGTAGTCTGCGCAGAAACTGATTCACCTCCAGATACTGGTAGTCGCGATCCGGAGTGAAGCCCACCGCCTGGTAGGCGCGAACCAAACTGCCGAATCGATGTGCATAGGCCGCCGCAGACGGCATGCCATCAGCCTCATCGATGATCAGGCCGGAGAGGTAACCGTGGCGCTGGTACAGATTGCGCAGCTTCTCGATCAACTCCTCGTCGCTGTACCGATGCGCCCTTGCGCGCATGATCCCCTGCGCCGTGTAGAAAAGCTCCGGTGGCACGATGCCCTCGAACGCACCTTCTTTTTTGATCCACATGTCGGGGCTGTTAACCACCCGGAGCTTCTTGAGTTTGAAAGACCGACGGTTGTAGATGTTGTTGCCGATGTATTTTTCGTTGGACAGCACCTCGCGGACGGTCGCTCGTGTCCAATCCCGCCCAAGGTCAGTACGCGTTCCTTGTGCGTTCAGCCGTTCGGCAATGTCCAGCTCCGTCAGGTTGTCGGTGACAAACCAGCGGTAGATCTGGTTGACCACAGCAACCTCATCATCCGGTCCCGGCTGCAGAATGACGCGGTCGGTTTGCAGGCTCTTGTG contains:
- a CDS encoding recombinase family protein — its product is MQAEEFSIPGADQPPTFRAAEYVRMSTEHQQYSTENQADKIREYAARRNIEIVRTYADEGKSGLRIDGRRALQQLIKDVETGSADFQIILVYDVSRWGRFQDADESAYYEYICRRAGIQVAYCAEQFENDGSPVSTIVKGVKRAMAGEYSRELSAKVFAGQCRLIELGFRQGGPAGYGLRRVLIDQSGTLKSELARGEHKSLQTDRVILQPGPDDEVAVVNQIYRWFVTDNLTELDIAERLNAQGTRTDLGRDWTRATVREVLSNEKYIGNNIYNRRSFKLKKLRVVNSPDMWIKKEGAFEGIVPPELFYTAQGIMRARAHRYSDEELIEKLRNLYQRHGYLSGLIIDEADGMPSAAAYAHRFGSLVRAYQAVGFTPDRDYQYLEVNQFLRRLHPEIVSQTERMIADVGGNVERDPATDLLTVNREFTVSLVLARCQLLDNGRRRWKVRFDTSLAPDITVAVRLDDSNQAALDYYLLPRLDFGQARIHLADHNGIEFECYRFDSLDYLYGMARRIRIRRAA